One Methanobrevibacter millerae DNA window includes the following coding sequences:
- a CDS encoding glycosyltransferase family 2 protein, with translation MYKISIIIPVFNAEKYIKRCFDNLLSQTIGFSNIQVIFVDDGSTDNSSQLIDKYAEDYDNVISIHFHENSGTAGKPRNEGMKFTFSDYILFFDPDDILMENACEVLYTKMIESDVDIVSGGYKKQNWIATWKPFIDADETFITNPKENFSIYFNPPGLPAKLFKRDLLIKNDIKFPEIRMAEDIVFLIKSYFYANSILSLNNFIVFEYYVRTDINNKSVTQNITKKYLYDLLEGYVGVLDLFEEFNINPLLRKIYFTKNHFNFLRVQLNELKINPEELSELFKSQLFLKIRNQKFVLEDDELNDFFNQFIKNHEDVTGKMLQSICRRTQKEFIESNTYITEEKYECKENNMKKDYEIQNIEKELYFFIKKNAKLYNSIEDSKK, from the coding sequence ATGTATAAAATTTCTATAATAATACCAGTATTTAACGCTGAAAAATATATCAAACGATGTTTTGATAATCTTCTTTCGCAAACAATTGGGTTTTCAAATATTCAAGTTATATTCGTTGATGATGGTTCTACGGATAATAGTTCTCAACTTATTGATAAATATGCTGAAGATTATGATAATGTAATATCAATTCATTTTCATGAAAATTCAGGTACTGCAGGAAAACCTAGAAATGAAGGAATGAAATTCACATTTTCAGATTATATTTTATTTTTCGATCCAGACGATATTTTAATGGAAAATGCATGTGAGGTTTTATATACTAAAATGATAGAATCTGATGTGGATATTGTTTCTGGAGGATATAAAAAACAAAACTGGATTGCTACCTGGAAACCATTTATTGACGCGGATGAAACATTTATTACAAATCCAAAAGAAAATTTTTCGATTTATTTCAACCCCCCAGGATTGCCTGCAAAACTATTTAAAAGAGATTTATTAATTAAAAATGATATTAAATTTCCAGAAATACGCATGGCAGAAGATATAGTTTTTTTGATTAAATCATATTTTTATGCAAACTCAATATTATCTTTGAATAATTTTATAGTTTTTGAATATTATGTTAGAACTGATATTAATAATAAGTCAGTAACTCAAAATATCACGAAAAAATATTTATATGATCTTTTAGAGGGTTATGTGGGTGTATTGGATTTATTTGAGGAATTTAATATAAATCCGTTACTTAGAAAGATTTATTTCACTAAAAATCATTTTAATTTTCTTCGAGTGCAACTAAACGAATTAAAAATTAATCCGGAGGAACTTTCAGAATTATTTAAATCACAACTTTTTTTAAAGATTAGAAATCAAAAATTTGTTCTGGAAGATGATGAATTAAATGATTTTTTCAATCAATTCATTAAAAATCATGAAGATGTCACAGGTAAAATGCTCCAATCAATTTGTAGGCGGACACAAAAAGAGTTTATTGAGTCTAACACTTATATAACTGAAGAGAAATATGAATGTAAAGAAAATAATATGAAAAAAGATTATGAAATTCAAAATATAGAAAAAGAACTATATTTTTTCATTAAAAAAAATGCTAAGTTATATAATTCAATTGAGGATTCTAAAAAATGA
- a CDS encoding glycosyltransferase — protein MKYKHYLITRFNLRVHYGCELRDPDNNPMLRIFDDDYLEERFNIFEKYTLPSIKNQINQNFTWVVLFHKNTPDEFLKRINELKKIYEFDDYYFDDEEEFTSLNFCTKNDNYDFYITSRVDNDDMIEKSFIKQIQDYADNNLHNCIISFPHGEKLDLKTNKKYHYIRKDNPFCSLISQKGTSILRYNHAKILENNNVVFFETEHPMWTATIHESNVNNQIGKKDTIHEIFS, from the coding sequence TTGAAATACAAACATTATTTAATAACAAGATTTAATCTTAGAGTCCATTATGGGTGTGAATTAAGAGATCCGGACAATAATCCAATGCTTAGAATATTTGATGACGATTATTTAGAAGAACGATTTAATATATTTGAAAAATATACATTGCCATCTATAAAAAATCAGATTAATCAAAATTTTACTTGGGTTGTTTTATTTCATAAGAATACACCAGATGAATTTTTAAAGAGAATAAATGAATTAAAAAAAATTTATGAATTTGATGATTATTATTTTGATGATGAAGAAGAATTTACTTCACTAAATTTCTGTACCAAAAATGATAATTATGATTTTTATATTACTAGTAGAGTTGACAACGATGATATGATTGAAAAAAGTTTTATAAAACAAATTCAAGATTATGCAGACAACAATCTGCATAATTGCATTATTTCATTTCCCCATGGTGAAAAATTAGATTTGAAAACAAATAAAAAATATCATTATATACGAAAAGACAATCCTTTCTGTTCACTGATTAGTCAAAAAGGAACTTCCATTCTAAGGTATAATCATGCAAAAATTTTAGAAAATAATAATGTGGTTTTTTTTGAAACCGAACATCCAATGTGGACTGCAACTATCCATGAATCCAATGTTAACAATCAAATTGGAAAAAAGGACACTATACATGAAATTTTTAGTTAA
- a CDS encoding UDP-glucose dehydrogenase family protein, producing the protein MNLTIIGVGYVGLVTGTCFAEMGNKVYCVDIDEKRINNLKKGIIPIYEPHLETMVIDNQSKNNLIFTTNLKEALDDSNIIFIAIGTPESEGGGVNLDFIFTVAKQIADNITKESLIVTKSTVPVGTNFKIKEIINENSDVEIHIASNPEFLKEGAAIDDCLHPDRIIIGSEDIKSIEILKELYGPFVSNHDRFIIMDVKSAEMTKYVANAMLATKISFMNEMANICEKTGANIQNVRLGIGSDKRIGYKYIYAGCGYGGSCFPKDVKGLINTSLENGYIPSILSMVDEVNEAQKMVLIDKITNRFGHDLSNLTFGIWGLSFKPQTDDVRSAPSITIVSELIKRGARVKAYDPKAIENFKCEIKSDNITYVDSKYDVLDNADALILITEWKEFRSLDLNELSKRLNQKIIFDGRNIYPKRIEDEGFELHQIGC; encoded by the coding sequence ATGAATTTGACTATTATTGGAGTAGGTTATGTTGGGCTAGTTACTGGAACTTGCTTTGCCGAAATGGGTAATAAGGTATATTGTGTCGATATAGATGAAAAAAGAATCAATAATTTAAAAAAAGGTATTATTCCAATTTATGAGCCTCATTTAGAAACTATGGTGATTGATAATCAAAGCAAAAATAATCTAATTTTTACAACTAATTTAAAAGAGGCATTGGATGATTCTAATATTATTTTCATTGCAATTGGCACTCCTGAATCTGAAGGGGGAGGAGTTAATTTAGATTTTATTTTCACTGTTGCAAAACAAATTGCAGATAATATCACAAAAGAATCATTAATTGTTACTAAATCAACTGTTCCGGTTGGAACTAATTTTAAAATAAAAGAAATCATCAATGAAAATTCGGATGTTGAAATTCATATTGCATCAAATCCCGAATTCCTAAAAGAAGGTGCGGCAATTGACGATTGTTTGCATCCAGATAGAATAATTATTGGTTCTGAGGATATAAAATCAATAGAAATTTTAAAAGAATTATATGGTCCTTTCGTTTCTAATCATGATAGATTTATTATAATGGATGTTAAAAGTGCTGAAATGACTAAATATGTTGCTAATGCCATGCTTGCAACTAAAATTTCATTTATGAATGAAATGGCCAATATTTGTGAAAAGACTGGTGCAAATATTCAAAATGTTCGATTAGGTATTGGTTCGGATAAACGTATTGGTTATAAATATATATATGCTGGTTGTGGATATGGAGGGTCATGTTTTCCAAAAGATGTAAAAGGTTTAATTAATACATCACTTGAAAATGGTTATATCCCATCAATATTGTCGATGGTTGATGAAGTAAATGAAGCTCAAAAAATGGTTTTAATAGATAAAATTACTAATAGGTTTGGTCATGATTTAAGTAATTTAACTTTTGGTATTTGGGGTCTTTCATTTAAACCTCAAACTGATGATGTTAGGTCAGCCCCATCAATCACCATTGTTTCCGAGCTAATTAAACGGGGAGCAAGAGTAAAAGCATATGACCCAAAAGCAATTGAAAATTTTAAATGTGAAATTAAATCAGATAATATAACTTACGTTGATTCAAAATATGATGTTTTAGATAATGCTGATGCTTTAATTTTAATCACAGAATGGAAAGAATTTAGAAGTTTAGATTTAAATGAGCTTTCAAAAAGATTAAATCAAAAAATAATCTTTGATGGTAGAAATATTTATCCTAAAAGAATTGAAGATGAAGGTTTTGAACTTCATCAAATTGGTTGTTAA
- a CDS encoding glycosyltransferase, producing MDIMKDYLNDFKLKNEENKLSNSAYNNLIKTYMNITPKNKDINENQKISIIIPTHNRFEQLTQLINSIFNQTYQNFEIILIDDISSDKTNEIYSNYPDKRLKYFLNYENLGMGLNRQKGYNLSTGDYVIFCDDDCYFIDEDYFFDLINIFKDENINIICSESYTHYEKENKYVYSSVNFNDGQIDSIEYLKNFMIKYRKPTSLFPAVFRRKTLIESQFKEMTMMNDTSVYLRALMMGGKTFINKKIIGIYRVHGENDTFNHESDFIIKNLEEKKKIYYYLKENHTIPNVEDWYAKQISITVNHYLKNTDDEKGMDNVLNWVWRNVSYEEYLKYLKKIKESFNVKLYYYKYPNVGDMLNEEILSSIFKLNFELDSFQSADLCAIGSILDMLFTNTNINNQNKKMQEDCDGNKPIHIWGTGLMHHYENINQSNVRPLIIHALRGEKTRQHLSKILEKDVSCVLADPGLLSPLIVKSSEKKWHMGIIPHYVDKEEEIFKKMLEYYPNSKIIDVQNETKDVLNEISMCEYIISTSLHGIIIADSYGIPNCWCEVSDKILGKRFKFHDYFSSFGNDREFFDLRSGNYPQIDKDFKCNFKSINQVHEKQEQLIDCFPLK from the coding sequence ATGGATATTATGAAAGATTATTTAAATGATTTTAAGCTAAAAAATGAAGAAAACAAACTCAGTAATTCAGCTTATAATAATTTAATAAAAACTTATATGAACATAACCCCCAAAAATAAAGATATCAATGAAAATCAAAAAATTAGCATTATAATACCCACACACAACAGATTTGAACAATTAACACAACTAATTAACAGTATTTTTAACCAAACATACCAAAATTTTGAGATTATTCTAATTGATGACATATCCAGTGACAAAACGAATGAAATTTATAGTAATTATCCAGACAAACGATTAAAATATTTTTTAAATTATGAAAATTTAGGAATGGGATTAAACAGACAAAAAGGTTATAATCTATCAACTGGAGATTATGTGATTTTTTGTGATGATGATTGCTATTTTATTGATGAAGATTATTTTTTTGATTTAATAAACATATTTAAAGATGAAAATATCAATATAATCTGTTCCGAATCATATACTCATTATGAAAAAGAAAATAAATATGTGTATTCGAGTGTGAATTTTAATGATGGACAAATCGATTCAATTGAATACTTAAAAAATTTTATGATTAAATATAGAAAACCAACATCATTATTCCCTGCAGTATTCAGAAGAAAAACACTAATTGAAAGTCAATTTAAAGAAATGACAATGATGAATGATACTTCGGTATATTTAAGAGCTTTAATGATGGGTGGAAAAACTTTCATTAATAAAAAAATTATAGGAATATATCGAGTACATGGGGAAAATGATACGTTTAATCATGAATCAGATTTTATAATAAAGAATCTTGAAGAAAAAAAGAAAATTTATTATTATTTGAAAGAAAACCATACAATTCCTAATGTTGAAGATTGGTATGCTAAACAAATTTCCATAACTGTTAATCATTATTTGAAAAATACGGATGATGAAAAAGGTATGGATAATGTATTGAATTGGGTTTGGAGAAATGTGTCTTATGAAGAATATTTAAAATATCTCAAAAAAATAAAAGAATCATTTAATGTTAAATTATATTATTATAAATACCCAAATGTGGGCGATATGTTAAATGAAGAAATTTTATCATCGATTTTTAAGTTGAATTTTGAATTAGATTCATTTCAAAGTGCAGATTTATGTGCTATTGGCAGCATTCTAGACATGCTTTTTACAAACACAAATATTAATAATCAGAACAAGAAAATGCAAGAAGATTGTGATGGGAATAAGCCAATTCATATTTGGGGAACAGGTTTAATGCATCATTATGAGAACATTAATCAAAGTAATGTTCGACCTTTAATCATTCATGCTTTACGGGGCGAAAAAACCAGACAACATTTATCAAAAATACTTGAAAAGGATGTTTCATGTGTTTTAGCTGATCCAGGACTTTTATCTCCATTAATTGTTAAATCTTCTGAAAAAAAATGGCACATGGGCATTATTCCCCATTATGTAGATAAAGAAGAAGAAATTTTTAAAAAAATGCTAGAATATTACCCAAATTCAAAAATTATTGATGTTCAAAATGAAACTAAAGATGTTTTGAATGAAATATCCATGTGCGAATATATTATCTCCACCAGTCTTCATGGCATAATAATTGCTGATTCGTACGGCATTCCGAATTGTTGGTGTGAAGTTTCAGATAAAATTTTAGGAAAACGGTTTAAATTTCACGATTATTTTTCATCTTTTGGTAATGATAGAGAATTTTTTGATTTAAGAAGTGGAAATTACCCCCAAATTGATAAAGATTTTAAATGTAACTTTAAATCAATTAACCAAGTACATGAAAAACAAGAACAGTTAATCGATTGTTTCCCATTGAAATAA
- a CDS encoding UDP binding domain-containing protein, with the protein MVNYKDVPQTMIGAVVNSNNVCKHFTADEIISRNLEIVGVYRLTMKSNSDNFRASVIQDVMKHIMTEGISIIIYEPTLEDGSEFSRSVVVNDIDRFKSESDVILANSFDSYTR; encoded by the coding sequence TTGGTAAACTACAAGGATGTCCCTCAGACCATGATTGGGGCTGTTGTCAACTCCAATAATGTATGCAAGCATTTCACTGCCGATGAAATCATTTCAAGAAACCTGGAAATTGTCGGCGTTTACAGATTAACCATGAAAAGCAACAGTGACAATTTCCGTGCATCTGTCATACAGGACGTCATGAAGCACATTATGACTGAAGGCATTTCAATAATCATCTACGAACCTACTTTAGAGGACGGAAGCGAATTTTCAAGATCTGTTGTGGTAAACGACATCGACAGATTCAAATCAGAAAGTGATGTAATTCTAGCAAACAGTTTTGATTCATACACTCGGTGA
- a CDS encoding VPA1262 family N-terminal domain-containing protein, which produces MDEYDLLVKKGNIGIYNSCEVTELVIMESDKIYNLYTICVFQEKNVNPEKHKYNRGFCNKIKIDDKHYIGIFQYELKLTEIKENFKKLIKEYKWISNREGEYSIKDKDLRRLNKQFIPTIEENRLNHILKNNFYSGSYILEFFDEKKHFEFLTKDEEQFEKISKKINKHLPINLFKVRDRLGNFIFQFPVNIVNIKTKVASDSWDSLNFNLHWHPLIKDKYPDCILEVDSLLDNNHIGNAFEEYSKNDSQVVLTGNVDSLVNVKIWRKNPKLILYYDSSYYTKSIGVSISIGGLNVRYFMNDDEKVFINLYSKDFESSVENQKYYQYIENSMGIKEKELLEKTLSFKQYTPFKDKLEGIGDLRRLIRENGNNGVYLWDPFLSFKDIVNTLFYCPYESVALKALGSKKLNKDELNNQKNLFSNLNSNFKGLNLEFRIQESKKAHDRFLIFPGNSKKYEQPKVYSLGTSLNSFGRNYHILQEVLHPQAVVIVFDKIWEESKENSIWKYPE; this is translated from the coding sequence ATGGATGAATATGATTTATTAGTTAAAAAAGGAAACATTGGAATTTATAATAGTTGTGAAGTAACTGAATTAGTTATTATGGAATCAGATAAAATTTATAATTTATATACTATTTGTGTTTTTCAAGAAAAAAATGTGAATCCTGAAAAACATAAGTATAACAGAGGCTTCTGCAATAAGATAAAAATTGATGATAAACATTACATTGGCATTTTTCAATATGAATTAAAATTAACAGAAATTAAAGAGAATTTTAAAAAACTTATTAAGGAATATAAATGGATTTCTAATCGTGAAGGAGAGTATTCCATTAAGGATAAAGATTTAAGAAGACTTAATAAACAATTCATCCCAACTATTGAGGAAAATAGGTTGAATCATATTTTGAAAAATAACTTTTATTCTGGCTCATACATTTTAGAATTTTTCGATGAAAAAAAGCATTTTGAGTTTCTCACGAAAGATGAAGAACAATTTGAAAAAATATCTAAAAAAATTAACAAACATCTTCCTATAAATTTATTTAAAGTAAGGGATAGATTAGGGAACTTTATTTTTCAGTTCCCAGTTAATATTGTAAATATTAAAACAAAAGTCGCATCAGATTCATGGGATTCTCTAAATTTTAATTTACACTGGCATCCTTTAATTAAGGATAAATATCCTGACTGCATTTTAGAAGTTGATTCATTATTAGATAATAACCATATCGGAAATGCTTTTGAAGAATATAGTAAAAATGATTCACAAGTTGTTTTAACAGGAAATGTTGATTCCTTGGTAAATGTAAAAATTTGGAGAAAAAATCCAAAATTAATATTATATTATGATTCTAGTTATTATACAAAATCAATTGGAGTTTCCATCTCAATTGGTGGTTTAAATGTAAGATATTTCATGAATGATGATGAAAAAGTGTTTATTAATTTATATTCAAAAGATTTCGAGTCATCAGTTGAAAATCAAAAATATTATCAATATATTGAAAATTCAATGGGTATTAAGGAAAAAGAATTGCTTGAAAAAACATTATCATTTAAACAATATACTCCATTTAAGGATAAACTGGAAGGGATTGGCGATTTAAGAAGATTGATTCGGGAAAATGGTAACAATGGAGTATATTTATGGGATCCATTTTTAAGCTTCAAAGATATTGTTAACACGTTATTTTACTGCCCTTATGAGAGTGTTGCTTTGAAAGCTTTAGGATCCAAAAAATTAAATAAAGATGAATTGAATAATCAAAAAAATTTATTTTCAAATTTGAATAGTAATTTTAAAGGTTTAAATTTAGAATTTAGGATTCAAGAAAGTAAAAAGGCACATGATCGTTTTTTAATATTCCCAGGTAATTCTAAAAAATATGAACAGCCAAAAGTTTATTCACTTGGAACATCTCTAAATTCATTTGGACGAAATTATCATATATTACAAGAAGTTTTGCATCCTCAAGCAGTTGTTATTGTATTTGATAAAATTTGGGAAGAATCAAAGGAGAATTCAATATGGAAATATCCAGAATAA
- a CDS encoding ComEC/Rec2 family competence protein codes for METLNIKIFDLNRGNSVFIKTSNDRTILFDIGGDIPVDYLYENNIDLDCLIISHPHKDHIKGLLKLDEYNMCPRIFVGNKYFPDELYENLLSNASDDDKKIYEKYMAMVNFYNAPISKELKFENPNNWGGLEFLTYCPKEKNNSEVNYYSLALLIKFYDAKILLMGDNDLNNISEIKDDEDYMELKHVDILLAPHHGLDSYFDLEFVSHLNPLLTIISDKSDESSAREKYYNKTRGLIVGGEQRRCLTTRNDGDIFVDYYHDDEGTFIHVHLDEEISEDKVGIKINEL; via the coding sequence ATGGAAACATTGAATATTAAAATTTTTGATTTAAATCGTGGCAATTCAGTATTTATAAAAACTTCAAATGATAGAACAATTCTTTTTGATATTGGTGGAGACATTCCCGTTGATTATCTTTATGAAAATAACATTGATTTAGATTGTTTGATTATATCTCATCCCCACAAAGATCATATTAAAGGCCTATTAAAGTTGGATGAATATAATATGTGCCCTAGGATATTTGTGGGAAATAAATATTTCCCTGATGAGTTATATGAAAATTTATTATCTAATGCATCTGATGATGACAAAAAAATATATGAAAAATATATGGCCATGGTTAATTTTTATAATGCGCCCATTTCTAAAGAATTAAAATTCGAAAATCCAAATAATTGGGGAGGTTTAGAATTCCTCACATACTGTCCTAAGGAAAAAAATAACTCAGAAGTAAATTATTATAGTTTAGCATTATTAATCAAGTTTTACGATGCTAAAATATTGTTAATGGGAGACAATGACTTAAATAACATATCTGAAATAAAGGATGATGAAGACTATATGGAATTAAAACATGTTGATATTTTACTCGCACCACACCATGGGCTCGATTCTTATTTCGATTTGGAATTTGTATCCCATCTAAACCCATTATTAACAATAATTTCAGATAAATCTGATGAAAGTAGTGCAAGAGAAAAATATTATAATAAAACAAGAGGATTAATTGTTGGTGGCGAACAGAGACGGTGTTTAACTACTCGCAATGATGGAGATATTTTTGTGGATTATTATCATGATGATGAAGGAACATTTATCCATGTTCATCTTGATGAGGAAATCTCAGAAGATAAAGTTGGAATTAAAATTAATGAACTTTGA